Proteins found in one Salvia splendens isolate huo1 chromosome 10, SspV2, whole genome shotgun sequence genomic segment:
- the LOC121752496 gene encoding secretory carrier-associated membrane protein 4-like has translation MNRGNDPNPFDEEEPEVNPFSNGGKSKPRIPKVVASTLGFGQKHDATVDIPLETTNDPKKKEKELSTWEADLNKREREIKRREDAVSSANIPVDDRNWPPFFPIIHHDIANEIPVHAQKLQYLAFASWLGIVLCLVFNVIAVTICWIKGGGVKIFFLAIIYALMGCPFSYVLWYRPLYRAMRTDSALKFGWFFMFYMLHIGFCILAAIAPPIVFHGQSLTGILAAVDVFSDHVIVGIFYLIGFAFFCLESLLSLWVLQKVYTYFRGNK, from the exons ATGAATCGAGGAAACGATCCCAATCCCTTTGACGAGGAAGAACCTGAAGTCAATCCATTTTCG AATGGTGGCAAGTCAAAGCCTCGCATTCCCAAAGTGGTTGCGAGTACACTCGGTTTTGGTCAGAAACATGATGCCACTGTAGATATACCATTAGAGACTACAAAT GAtccaaagaaaaaggagaaagaaCTTTCCACATGGGAAGCAGatttaaataaaagagagagG GAAATTAAACGGAGAGAAGATGCTGTTTCAAGTG CCAACATTCCTGTGGATGATAGAAACTGGCCTCCATTTTTTCCCATTATTCATCATGATATAGCCAATGAGATACCAGTTCATGCTCAGAAGTTACAGTATCTGGCTTTTGCAAGTTGGTTAG GTATTGTACTTTGCCTTGTATTCAATGTCATTGCAGTCACCATTTGCTGGATAAAGGGTGGTG GAGTCAAAATCTTTTTCCTTGCCATAATCTATGCCCTAATGGGATGCCCCTTCTCATATGTGCTGTGGTACAGGCCTTTATATCGTGCAATGAG GACTGATAGTGCACTGAAGTTTGGGTGGTTTTTCATGTTCTATATG CTTCACATTGGGTTTTGCATTTTGGCTGCAATTGCACCTCCAATCGTCTTTCATGGACAATCATTAAC TGGCATACTTGCAGCTGTTGATGTCTTCTCTGACCATGTCATTGTTGGG ATCTTTTACCTGATTGGATTTGCATTCTTTTGCTTGGAATCACTGCTGAGCTTATGGGTACTCCAG AAAGTATATACATATTTCAGGGGAAACAAATGA